In one Micromonospora polyrhachis genomic region, the following are encoded:
- a CDS encoding ABC transporter permease — MSTLAYAVRDSSTMLRRNLRRMQRYPSMTLLLIGMPVVLLLLFVYVFGGTIGAGLGGSSGGRAEYANYITPGILLITIASVAQGTAISVAMDMTEGIIARFRTMAIFRPSVLTGHVLGSMIQAMLAVAVVTGAALLVGFRPTATPVEWLAAIGVVAAITFAVVWFSVACGLVSKSVETASNMPMPLILLPFLGSGFVPTDSMPEAVRWFADYQPFTPVMETLRGLLLGSGIGNSGWLALGWSAAIALVSYLWARKLYSRDPAR; from the coding sequence ATGAGCACACTCGCCTACGCCGTACGTGATTCGAGCACGATGCTGCGGCGCAACCTCCGGCGTATGCAGCGCTATCCGTCGATGACGTTGCTGCTCATCGGTATGCCGGTCGTTCTCCTGCTGCTCTTCGTCTACGTCTTCGGCGGCACGATCGGTGCCGGCCTCGGCGGCAGCTCGGGGGGTCGGGCGGAGTACGCGAACTACATCACCCCGGGCATCCTCCTGATCACCATCGCCAGTGTCGCGCAGGGAACGGCGATCTCCGTCGCCATGGACATGACCGAGGGCATCATCGCCCGGTTCCGTACGATGGCGATCTTCCGACCCTCGGTGCTGACCGGTCACGTGCTCGGCAGCATGATCCAGGCCATGCTCGCGGTGGCCGTCGTCACCGGGGCCGCCCTGCTCGTGGGCTTCCGCCCCACCGCCACCCCGGTCGAATGGCTCGCCGCCATCGGTGTCGTCGCCGCGATCACCTTCGCGGTCGTCTGGTTCTCGGTCGCCTGTGGCCTGGTGAGCAAGAGCGTCGAGACGGCCAGCAACATGCCCATGCCGCTCATCCTGCTGCCGTTCCTCGGCAGCGGTTTCGTCCCCACCGACTCGATGCCCGAAGCGGTGCGTTGGTTCGCCGACTACCAGCCCTTCACTCCCGTCATGGAGACCCTTCGGGGGTTGCTGCTGGGCAGTGGAATCGGCAACAGCGGCTGGCTGGCCCTCGGCTGGAGCGCCGCCATCGCCCTGGTCAGCTACCTGTGGGCCAGGAAGCTCTACAGCCGCGACCCCGCCCGCTGA
- a CDS encoding radical SAM protein: MDLPEGPTGVIWDITYACPLRCFHCYSESGRRPSRQLSRPDLLRVADGLASLRPYLVTFAGGEPLLVDGLVEVAERISRAGVQVGIYTGGWRLDPALAEELGRVFDHITVSVDGASAQTHDRIRGRAGSFERALRAATLLDETARRQRADGSPGFRFGLDCVVTRSNRHEMERFCTSVASRFEQLDAVSFGAAVPSGLASRPEFAEHELLTDEQLAEFGDGRLVERLRQLAPPSVEVTVTDNLELRMDPELLAANPDFRPLQVEPDGQVRAMPIYEGTVGSLLDEPAMVLWQRAVHRWSDEFVVRTLAPVRSVRQWAAATRALDHHFGTAAVRARMARRPVFVPDPVLPVSA; encoded by the coding sequence ATGGACCTGCCCGAGGGACCCACCGGCGTGATCTGGGACATCACCTACGCCTGCCCGTTGCGCTGTTTCCACTGCTACTCCGAGTCCGGTCGCCGTCCGTCCCGCCAGTTGTCCCGGCCGGACCTGCTTCGGGTCGCGGACGGACTGGCCTCCCTGCGGCCGTACCTGGTCACTTTCGCCGGGGGCGAGCCGCTGCTGGTCGACGGCCTTGTCGAGGTTGCCGAGCGCATTTCGCGGGCCGGGGTGCAGGTGGGCATCTATACCGGAGGTTGGCGGCTCGATCCCGCCCTCGCCGAGGAACTCGGCCGGGTCTTCGACCACATCACGGTCAGCGTCGACGGGGCGAGCGCCCAGACCCACGACCGTATCCGGGGTCGGGCCGGCTCGTTCGAGCGGGCCCTGCGGGCGGCGACGCTGCTGGACGAAACGGCACGTCGACAGCGGGCCGACGGTTCGCCCGGGTTCCGGTTCGGCCTGGACTGCGTGGTGACCCGCAGTAACCGTCACGAGATGGAGCGGTTCTGCACCTCGGTCGCATCCCGATTCGAACAGCTCGACGCCGTCAGCTTCGGTGCGGCGGTGCCGAGTGGACTGGCCAGCCGACCGGAATTCGCCGAGCACGAGCTGCTCACCGACGAACAGCTCGCCGAATTCGGGGACGGCCGGCTCGTGGAGCGGCTGCGCCAACTCGCGCCACCGTCGGTCGAGGTCACCGTGACCGACAACCTGGAGCTACGGATGGATCCCGAACTCCTCGCCGCCAACCCGGACTTCCGGCCACTGCAGGTGGAGCCGGACGGACAGGTACGGGCGATGCCGATCTACGAGGGTACGGTGGGCAGCCTGCTCGACGAGCCGGCAATGGTGCTCTGGCAGCGGGCTGTCCATCGCTGGAGCGACGAGTTCGTGGTACGGACGTTGGCGCCGGTCCGATCCGTACGGCAATGGGCGGCGGCGACCCGCGCCCTCGACCACCACTTCGGGACCGCTGCGGTACGTGCCCGGATGGCTCGCCGCCCCGTCTTCGTGCCGGACCCGGTGCTGCCCGTCTCGGCGTAG
- a CDS encoding DUF418 domain-containing protein, with protein MFPSPSVSPRARADEPTSLMVRSLAPDLARGLMLLLIAVAHAPAFVNDWDLGPTALNAAATFVKSLVADNQARAMFVFLFGYGLGQLTQRQYARGDDWPTIRKLLRRRSLWLLIIGFLHAVLLVPLDIIAVYGATLLLLTPLVRARDSVLCWTGAATLVPATLLLTWQGVTAQHNAHNGRAFTMAEYMTPNFGAHVLAALPSWPIETLLSTIIVVPGMVLGIWAARRRILDEPARHAAPLRRAVGVLLVGSIVGRIPVAFLMAGVWSTSSAPVAWAVHAAHTLAGYAGGIGLAAAIGLAAIRLGHEHGALTTALAALGQRSMTFYLFQSVVWVVLFYPFTLDLRDDMGAAATIVIGVGTWVVSILLADWMRRLGHRGPAETLLRRMSYRPRVGDYPDRTTEHRSG; from the coding sequence ATGTTCCCCTCCCCCAGCGTCAGTCCTCGCGCCCGCGCCGACGAACCCACCAGCCTGATGGTCAGATCGCTGGCACCCGATCTGGCGCGCGGCCTCATGCTGCTGCTCATCGCCGTGGCGCACGCCCCAGCCTTCGTCAACGACTGGGACCTCGGGCCCACAGCCCTCAACGCCGCCGCCACCTTCGTCAAGTCCCTCGTCGCCGACAACCAGGCCCGCGCCATGTTCGTGTTCCTCTTCGGATACGGGCTCGGTCAGCTCACCCAACGCCAGTACGCCCGAGGTGACGACTGGCCGACGATCCGGAAACTGCTCCGGCGCAGAAGCCTCTGGCTGCTCATCATCGGTTTCCTGCACGCCGTGCTCCTGGTCCCGCTCGACATCATCGCGGTCTACGGTGCGACGCTGCTCCTACTCACCCCACTCGTACGAGCCCGCGACTCGGTGCTGTGCTGGACGGGGGCGGCAACGCTCGTCCCCGCAACGCTGCTGCTCACCTGGCAGGGCGTGACGGCACAGCACAACGCCCACAACGGCCGGGCCTTCACCATGGCCGAGTACATGACGCCCAACTTCGGTGCCCACGTCCTCGCCGCCCTCCCGTCCTGGCCGATCGAGACCCTGCTCTCCACCATCATTGTCGTGCCCGGCATGGTGCTGGGCATCTGGGCGGCTCGGCGACGGATCCTGGACGAGCCGGCACGCCACGCGGCACCACTACGCCGGGCCGTTGGCGTCCTGCTCGTCGGGTCGATCGTCGGCCGGATCCCCGTGGCCTTCCTGATGGCTGGTGTGTGGAGCACGTCGTCCGCCCCGGTGGCCTGGGCGGTCCACGCCGCGCACACCCTCGCCGGATACGCGGGCGGAATCGGTCTGGCCGCCGCCATCGGTCTCGCCGCGATCCGGCTCGGCCACGAGCATGGCGCCCTCACCACCGCACTCGCCGCGCTGGGGCAGCGGTCGATGACGTTCTACCTGTTCCAGTCGGTGGTGTGGGTGGTGCTGTTCTACCCATTCACCCTGGACCTACGCGACGACATGGGCGCCGCCGCGACCATCGTGATCGGCGTCGGGACCTGGGTGGTCTCGATCCTGCTGGCGGACTGGATGCGCCGTCTGGGGCATCGCGGTCCGGCGGAGACACTGTTGCGCCGGATGTCGTACCGGCCGAGGGTGGGCGACTACCCGGACCGGACCACCGAACACCGATCCGGGTAG